The following are encoded in a window of Falco biarmicus isolate bFalBia1 chromosome 8, bFalBia1.pri, whole genome shotgun sequence genomic DNA:
- the SLC4A9 gene encoding LOW QUALITY PROTEIN: anion exchange protein 4 (The sequence of the model RefSeq protein was modified relative to this genomic sequence to represent the inferred CDS: deleted 1 base in 1 codon), producing MPVTAGAGGHDSHKPGAASVALQMTDTHPLPRSEGCNPEAPYQAFGCSIFPSSMAPVAKQVSAALQMEEMGDTSHPLLFIQLNQLLSTPAGLEWRETARWIKFEEKVEDGGERWSAPHIPVLPLHSLFQLRTCLQEGKMLLDLEAPTFKEIIDKVLSGQPEETELQPELRERLADLLLRQPRHQPTKSLLWLIHELILSPCRGKAKSWSEPGAQLSKTPLKEQLRNQFKKKVPPGAEVAHVVVGEVEFLEKPFTAFIRLRQGVGLGSLAEVALPSRFLFILLGPQTKVKAYHEVGRAMATLLMDELFQRVAQQAEHREDLIAGMEAFLDELTVLPPRKWDPSTRIPPPSCLPSPYRRTTVHPPDWQSHSNGDMAAAGDRTGLGDLCPREELERTGRLFGGLLQDIRRKAPWYGSDFTDALHPQCLSAVLYIYLATVTNAITFGGMLGDATANMQGVLESFLGTAFAGSIFCLFSGQPLTILSSTGPVLVFERLLFSFSRDHSLDYLEFRLWIGLWVAFFGVVLVATEASHLVQYFTRFTEEGFCALISLIFIYDSLKKMLSLADAFPINWQYRLDNVTFYSCVCNLSIPGHSSARNDTLTPLPLAHQQPPAVPAGLSRTQCLGQGGHLLGTSCQYVPDVTLVSFLLFGGTFLSCTVLKHFRSSRYFPVGVRKLVSDFAVILAILTSCTVDTALGLETPKLLVPSELKPTNPARGWIIFPFGANPWWVCLVSAVPAVLVTILIFMDQQITAIILNRREYKLQKGAGFHLDLLCVSLLMAITSATGLPWYVSTTVISLAHMESLRKESASSAPGEYPKFLGIREQRLTGLAVFTLTGVSIFMAPILKYIPMPVLYGVFLHMGVEALNSIQLTDRVRLLLMPAKHQPDLAYLRHVPLRRVHLFTIIQLLCLALLWVLKSTVAAIIFPVMLLALVGIRKGLERIFSLHDLSWLDSLLPESTRKEAKRGQPREQEEESNGEEVGDVLGTTLFCSCPRRFCGVGAELGPS from the exons ATGCCTGTGACTGCCGGTGCTGGTGGCCATGACAGCCACAAGCCTGGAGCGGCCAGTGTGGCTCTCCAGATGACAGACACCCACCCACTGCCCAGATCAGAGGGCTGCAACCCTGAAGCTCCCTACCAGGCTTTTGGCTGCAGCATCTTCCCCTCCAGCATGGCCCCTGTGGCTAAGCAAGTCAGCGCTGCTCTGCAGATGGAGGAGATG GGGGACACCAGCCACCCACTGCTCTTCATCCAGCTCAACCAGCTCCTCAGTaccccagcagggctggagtgGAGAGAGACAGCCAG ATGGATAAAGTTCGAGGAGAAGGTGGAGGATGGTGGGGAGCGGTGGAGTGCACCCCATATCCCAGTCCTCCCCCTGCACAGCCTCTTCCAGCTGAGAACATGCCTGCAGGAGGGGAAAATGCTCCTGGATCTGGAAGCCCCAACTTTCAAGGAAATAATTG ACAAGGTACTTTCCGGGCAGCCTGAAgaaacagagctgcagcctgagctgaGGGAGCGCCTGGCAGACCTCCTGCTCCGCCAGCCACGGCATCAGCCCACCAAATCCCTTCTGTGGCTCATCCATGAGCTTATCCTCTCTCCCTGCCGAG GGAAGGCCAAAAGCTGGTCTGAGCCTGGAGCCCAGCTCTCCAAAACACCTCTTAAGGAGCAG CTGAGAAACCAATTTAAGAAGAAGGTCCCACCGGGGGCTGAGGTAGCCCATGTTGTTGTTGGTGAAGTTGAATTCCTGGAGAAGCCCTTCACCGCCTTCATCCGCCTCAGACAAGGGGTGGGTCTCGGCTCGCTGGCCGAAGTTGCTCTCCCCAGCAG GTTCCTCTTCATTCTTTTGGGTCCCCAAACCAAAGTGAAAGCCTACCATGAGGTTGGCAGAGCCATGGCCACGCTGCTGATGGATGAG CTCTTCCAAAGGGTTGCCCAGCAGGCTGAGCACCGAGAGGACCTCATTGCAGGGATGGAGGCATTCTTGGATGAGTTGACTGTGCTTCCTCCCAGGAAATGGGACCCCAGCACCAGAATTCCTCCACCGAGCTGTCTGCCATCTCCATACAGGAG gaCCACCGTGCACCCACCAGACTGGCAGTCTCATAGCAATGGggacatggcagcagctggggacagaaCTGGCCTGGGGGACCTATGTcccagggaggagctggagagGACAGGCAG GCTTTTTGGGGGGCTGCTGCAAGACATCCGGAGGAAGGCGCCATGGTATGGCAGTGACTTCACTGATGCACTTCATCCCCAGTGCCTCTCAGCAGTGCTCTACATCTACCTGGCGACTGTCACCAATGCCATCACCTTCGGCGGCATGCTGGGGGACGCGACTGCCAACATGCAG GGGGTGCTGGAGAGCTTCCTGGGTACAGCCTTTGCTGGCTccattttctgcctcttttctgGCCAGCCCCTGACCATCCTCAGCAGCACCGGCCCTGTGCTGGTATTCGAGcgcctcctcttctccttcagCCG GGACCACAGCCTGGACTACCTGGAGTTTCGCCTCTGGATTGGGCTCTGGGTGGCCTTTTTTGGTGTGGTCTTGGTGGCCACCGAGGCCAGCCATCTGGTGCAGTACTTCACCCGTTTCACCGAGGAAGGCTTCTGTGCTCTCATCAGCTTGATATTCATCTATGACTCCCTGAAGAAGATGCTGAGCCTGGCAGATGCCTTCCCCATCAACTGGCAGTACCGGCTGGACAACGTTACCTTCTACAGCTGTGTCTGCAACTTGTCCATCCCTG GTCACAGCTCTGCAAGGAACGACACGCTGACCCCCTTGCCCCTGGCCCACCAGCAG cctcctgctgtcCCAGCTGGACTGAGTAGAACCCAGTGCCTGGGTCAAGGCGGGCATCTCCTGGGGACCAGCTGCCAGTATGTGCCCGATGTCACCCTTGTCTCCTTTCTGCTCTTCGGGGGCACTTTCCTCTCCTGCACTGTGCTCAAACACTTCAGGAGCAGCCGCTACTTCCCTGTGGGG GTGCGAAAGCTGGTGAGTGACTTTGCCGTCATCCTGGCCATCCTCACCTCCTGCACTGTTGACACTGCTCTGGGCCTGGAGACCCCCAAGCTCCTCGTCCCCAGTGAGCTGAAG CCCACAAACCCAGCACGGGGCTGGATCATCTTTCCCTTTGGAGCCAATCCATGGTGGGTCTGCCTGGTGTCCGCGGTGCCTGCCGTCCTTGTCACCATCCTCATTTTCATGGACCAGCAGATCACAGCCATCATCCTTAACCGCAGGGAGTACAAGCTGCAG AAAGGAGCAGGCTTTCACCTGGACCTCCTCTGTGTCTCCCTCCTGATGGCCATTACCTCTGCCACTGGCCTCCCCTGGTATGTCTCGACCACTGTCATCTCCCTGGCGCACATGGAGAGCCTGAGGAAGGAGAGTGCAAGCTCAGCCCCTGGCGAATACCCCAAGTTCCTGGGCATCAG ggagcagaggctTACTGGCCTGGCTGTCTTCACTCTGACAGGGGTTTCCATCTTCATGGCACCCATTCTTAAG TACATCCCAATGCCAGTGCTGTATGGGGTCTTTCTGCACATGGGGGTGGAAGCACTGAATAGCATTCAG CTCACAGACCGCGTACGGCTGCTCCTGATGCCAGCCAAACACCAGCCGGACCTTGCCTACCTCCGCCATGTGCCCCTGCGCCGGGTGCACCTCTTCACCATCAtccagctgctgtgcctggccctgctctggGTCCTCAAGTCCACCGTGGCTGCTATTATTTTCCCAGTGATG ctgctggcGCTGGTGGGGATCCGGAAGGGGTTGGAGCGCATCTTCTCCCTGCATGACctgagctggctggacagcctTCTGCCCGAATCAACCAGGAAGGAGGCAAAGAGAGGACAAcccagggagcaggaggaagaaagcaatgGTGAGGAGGTAGGTGATGTCCTGGGCACTACGCTCTTTTGCAGCTGTCCACGGCGTTTCTGTGGTGTGGGGGCTGAGCTTGGCCCAAGCTAA
- the HBEGF gene encoding LOW QUALITY PROTEIN: proheparin-binding EGF-like growth factor (The sequence of the model RefSeq protein was modified relative to this genomic sequence to represent the inferred CDS: inserted 2 bases in 1 codon), with product MDGRAVLVHALLAAVCSVAAGGLGRAELHNEVLHKGGGGXGPPATAPLLAGSPAKEGVGAASGDDLSDLPRVAFLSKPQGLVTPKKKGNGNKRRKGKGLGKKRDPCLRKYKDFCIHGECKYIRELGAPSCICQPGYHGERCHGLLLPVEHPPSAYDHTTALAVVAVILSSLCLIIIAALLMLRCHKRGVYNVENEEKIKLGIAVSH from the exons ATGGACGGGCGGGCGGTGCTGGTCCACGCGCTGCTGGCGGCAG TGTGCTCggtggcggcgggcgggctgggcCGTGCCGAGCTGCACAACGAGGTGCTGCACaagggcggcggcgg ggggcccccgGCCACGGCCCCGCTGCTCGCCGGCAGCCCAGCGAAGGAGGGCGTCGGAGCGGCGTCGGGGGACGACCTCAGCGACCTGCCGAGAG TTGCTTTCCTGTCAAAGCCTCAGGGCCTGGTTACTCCCAAGAAAAAAGGGAATgggaataaaagaagaaaaggcaaaggcctggggaagaagagagacCCGTGCCTGCGGAAGTACAAGGATTTCTGTATTCACGGCGAATGCAAATACATCAGAGAGCTGGGAGCTCCCTCCTGCAT ATGCCAGCCAGGATACCATGGAGAGAGATGCCATGGCCTTTTGCTGCCTGTGGAGCACCCCCCCAGTGCATATGACCACACTACAGCACTGGCTGTTGTTGCTGTCATCCTGTCCTCCCTGTGTCTCATCATCATCGCAGCCCTGCTGATGCTCAG GTGTCACAAGAGGGGTGTCTACAATgtagaaaatgaagagaaaatcaAGCTGGGCATCGCTGTGAGTCACTGA